The genomic region ctaatgtaaatatatttcaatgcAAATATATGAAATAGTATGCAGTATAGCTCAGTATAGCATTGCATTCTGAACGCAGAAGAACAGAAGAAACATGGATGACCTATCAAAACAAATGTATTCACAAATATTTACACGAGCTTCTCAAAAATAACACAACTGCATTATGAACAGAAGTGAACTAGATAGATAATTGCACGGTGGGAGCTtgatttctattttttccctttACGTTTCCAAAAAACGTGATTTGTTTTGAATAAGAGCTGTGCTTCGATTGAACGTTTGAGAATTGCCTCTGAAACGCTTCTGAACATTAAAACGAtgaacaaaaacagcttatttgaCGTGGAGGAGTAACATGAACACAGTATGACAGCGGAcggatgtttttctttttattatcaaaatCTAAGCGAGTAGAAAAACGCTAGCACACATATTGACTAGACTCTCACGTGGTAAAAAAGACTGCGTTCATTGCAGATTTCTCGCATTAATTTGCTGAAATTAAGCGACAATCAAAATGCTTTCAGTCGTTCTGAGATAAAAATAAGGTACTGCATGCAGTGATAAGGTTACTGTCGGCATCCGTCCGTCTGTCAACGCTGGTTTTGAAATCTGTAGTCTGTACAGGAAGAGGAAGTGACGGTaagtgcatttgtgtttgtcaaGTATGAAGCAGCAGCTAGTCGAGGGTCTGATGTCTCAGTTATTCTCAAAGAGAGACAGCAGGTCATCGTTGCTGCTGCTGGGAAGCTCTGCAGGATCCAGGTATGACAGAAGATCGTCTGTATTCGTCAGATCTGGAAGCAGCTGCAGGAGGAGAACAAGCAAAACAATCAAAACTGTTTTTCTCAGCTCTCAAACATACCAAACAGTTATCAGTCTATTTATACAAACATACAAAATCAGTTTGGTTTGCTGTTATTTGTAAGGTACGATATACAAACatgacataaataaaaaaaattaaaatgtaatgtaattgtacATCAGTGTTTCGGAATTGTAAATGTAGTGtattttactgttgttgttgttgtaattactactgttactattattgttatacgtttttttttattattgtttttttgtgcttttgtctttttctgCTATTTGTACGGCAGAATATACAAAtgttaagaaaaataaatcataaaaaacaattaaaagcaattcttaaaataagtataataaaaagtacaatagaagtgtaacaatttaaataaataataatataaaaaaaattatatataaatatatatatatatatatatatactataatgtaatgtaaagttagtatttatacaaaacaatggattattattattattattttgttatatattttttgttattattatttgttggtttttgttgttatttgtaAGGcagaatatacaaatatacaaaagcagtaataaagatcataaatattataatataaatataaaaaaataaaatgtacagtaaaacatttttttttataaaacatcgTGCATTTAAAATATACCTTGGTTgatgaatatttattaattacagaTGTGCTGCTGGCTGATATCAATGTTTTTTAATTATCACATTATTTGATTgatcagtaatatatatatatatattattatttttaatttttttctcattaaaacaGGTTATAAACATATGAATGTTAATGAAATCAAGATCAAAATAGTCTGGAGTCAGTCTGAACTCACTTGTAAGGAGGCCTCGCGCATGTCTGGTCTGCTCTGACCTCCACACGAGGGGTTAAAGGTCATCTCTGGGTGCATGTGACCGCCGGGGGCGGAGCTGTGCTGGGTGGGCGGCGGCCTACAGGCATGGGGCTGCATACTGTGCTGCAGAGGATTATGGGATTGATCTGTGTTGAAGGGGTGAGGCGTCTGTGACAGAAAACACGCATGAACTGAAAATAAGGATCCTCAACATTGCTATCATCTGACATAATTCAGTCGGtaccaaaacaaaaatgtaaattaaaaaaaatataatgtagtatttaaaaaaaaacaattggttTAATAGATGAAATAGTAAACTGAAAGATTTATAAATTTAGGATGCAATGCATATTGGCATTGGCTGATATCAATGTTTTATCGCATCATCTGATTAAAAAGaagtatcttttttttctcattcaaaCTATTTCTCTCAGGTTACAGATAAACAAAACAGTTATCAATATTTTCTGCTTtgcatataataatatacattaaataacaatcaaataagtaaattgtaaagtgaaaaattaaataaaattactgaatgaaagttattttattttttcatggaagctattttattgatattatttgaATGACGaaatatacaaacattaaaaaagaaattataaaagtgattaaaataataaaaaaggtaaaaagtaTGATAAAATCTACAGTAAAAGTGCAatagtttaatataattaaacaaaaaagaaaacaaactaaaaaatatattaatattatatattatagctatatttttatacatatatatatatatatatatatataaacagctaACTTAACAAATAGTTTTCATTATAATTATCCTTTTTGTAAGAcagaatatacaaatattaaaaataaatacaatatacaataaattaaaagcaataaaaaaggCAATAAAAAGGAATTACAATAGTAAAAGTccaaaacttttattaaaaaagtaaatagaaTTCAAACTTAACAGTATTTATACAAAaactgtgtatatgtatttatttaacatgattcccaattatttatattcacaatttctatttgtattttacatttttatttaaatattttaattatcaattcatttaatttcatcttTGAAGCAGATtggttacgtgacagcattaattaaagtttcttaagggtcatgTACATAATATCTGTCAGCACTCAGCTCAGATTAACAACAATACAACTATAAAGgaagtattttattataattaaatatttcccAGACTCACGGCGTCCTGCAGCGTGCGTATCTGGCTCTCAGAGGTCAAGAGGTCAGCGGGGGGGTAAGACAGGTGTGGCCTCTGAACGAACTCACTCACTGTTGATGATGATGCTGCGTTGCCATGGGGATAGTCACCAAACTTACTGTGGCCCTGGAAACGGTTGCCTGGGAATCAGAGGTTACATATGAACGTGTACATTTGTATGTTTGAATGAGAGATGCCGCTTAcatctttcttttttctgcttTAACGTTTATtccatgcattattaaaatatatgatgATGTTTCATCATTGTTAccttaaaaaaacaaagatgCTCTCAGACTATTGATCTTATCGGAGCACAAATACTGCTCGGGAGAGTtcaagatactaaaaataataaatacataaaattatgaaCATGTTTAAgttaatgtgtgtttatttttgttgaccgtattttaatagtatttaatgaTTAGGAAGATATAAGCATTACAAAGCATGTGAATAATAtaccatcgatgaaaccacaaagctgaagTGGagatatgtataattataaacaatataaagtcattttgagcgttattgttattaatattattttcttaaataagGTACATTTAACATATGTTTAtgatatttcacttcatttcgctcactcaactcacgattcaattcgatttataaatatgtgaccctggagcactaaaccagtcataagggtcaatttttataATCTATATAAGGGTCAATCTATAatcgaaatatttttttttccattgatgtatggtttgctaTGATAtacaagatacaactatttgaaaatccgTAATCTGACgatgcaaaaaaaaagtaatattgagaaaatcatctttaaagttgttcttagcaaggcatattactaatcaaaaattaagtttttatatatttacggtaagaaATGTAGGCCTACAATGGAACAttaatatactaatgatttttggcataaaagaaaaattaataattttgaccaacacaatgtattgttgtctattgctacaaatataccccagagacttcttttgtgctccagggacacatttTCAACCGTCTCGCGGTTCATCATTACATCCCTACTACCTAGGGACTAGTGAACGAGTGAGTGATTTGGGACACAGCTATAGAGTGCCCATCATGAGTGTTTCTGCACCTGGGCTGATGTACTGGATCGTGCTGCTGTTGCTGGGGTATGGAGATACTCCCGGGCCGAGCTGAGTGATCATGTCCATCACATTTGGCAGCACCATCTGACTGGGACTCATGGTTTTGAAGCGCTTGGACATCAACCCGTCCGGATCTTCCTTTATGTGTGGCTCAGATTTGATCTGCACTGGCCTCCAGTTGCACGAGGGGTCTATCATGACCTCCTCAAACTCTGTGCTGCAACGACAGGAAGTAGATCTGTGAAAAACACCTAAACCTACGAATGCCCAAAGAGAGCACTAAATGCTGACTTACTTCTGAAGAGCGTTCAAGACCCCCCACGTGTACTGATCCACCTCCAGACCTTCTAACAGAGCCGGTTTACTGAAGAAGACAAACAGAAGATCAGTTCTGCATCACTCGAGCATCTCAGTGGTGATCTGAGGACTTACTTGCACACCGGACATCTCCATGTGCCCCGCTCACAGTTCAGCTCTAGATAGGACTCCAGGTCAAAGCACTGCAAGAGAACATTCTCACAACATTAACACAACGTTTAGACAACATTACCACACTTACGTGTAAATTTGATGCCAAAGTATTATTTATGACCACCAAATATAATGATACTGTTCCCTTTTTAATActttattactttaaaataaatacttttagtcagaaaatgtgcattacattgctcaaaagtgacagtaaagatagttataatgttaccaaaaatacaaaagatttcgaacaaatgcttttcttttgaaaaataaaatctatcacaatttccacacaaatattgtgcagcacaacaatcagaaaatgtttcttgagcagtaaatcatcatattttcatgatttttgaagatcatgtgacactgaagactggaggaatgatgctgaaaatacagcggagcatcacagaaataaattacactttaacagagattcatacagaaaacagctgttttgaattgtaataatatttcacaatattacagatttttttgatcaaataaataaatgcagcctttttgaGCATTACAAATTGGTAGTGTTGGTATGGTAATTAGTATGTAAAAATGCtgattaaaattgttttttttttttgctaaattaaataaagacattttttcaattgttttatattttatactttactaaagtcataaaaaaattatataatacgtCAAATCCAGAATTTGCATTAAGGATTTTATTTGCATCTTTTCTACCCGCTTTTAGActaattttagaaatatttaaaattcaatTCAACAGTATTTGTAGTGATTTTCACAATAAATATCATTCCCATGCAGATTTGCCATTAACAGCCATAAAGATACATTTTGTAAAACCTCTAGTGACTCATGCATTCGATTTCAAAGCAAGTGTTTAATCTGTTCAAAAGATTCCAGACCTGCACATGTTTGCAGTCATGGCCTCTCGCCGGCAGCTGAATGCGTCTGAACGTGATCGGACACTTTAGAGAGATTCTGATGGCCGTCTGCTCCACGCCATCATCACCGACAGACACAGCCACGCTGCTGAAGCTCCTCTTCACTGAGAGACAGAGAACGAAGCTCATGAATGCTAAAGGAATCACAGAGACTGACcgacagaagacagacagacggactgAAGCGATACCTTTAGCGACGCAGTGTTCTGCGGTGAGGAGTCTCTTCTTCAGTAAACCCTGCAGCACGGATCGAACCGACGGCCGGTGAACCAGCTGCAGGACGAACAGGTGCGACTGCAGAGAAAACACATCGCAGACGCTCACCAGACGAGCACTAGaggactgtgtgagtgtgtgtgtgtgtgtgtgtagactcaCACAGCAGCAGGCCGTCGCTGTGATCTGGATGGTGTTTCGGCCCGGCTGACACACGTGCTTCAGGTGCAGGGGTTTGTGGGAAGTCTTGTTGTCGCCGCGCTCGATGGTGAGCGGTGTGGCGTTGACGCTGACCTGCACAGACGCCGGCCAGTTTGTGTACGTCTGTCTGTCTTCATGATGATAACACTTGAACTGAAGCTCCAGATCAGACCTGAGACGCAAACACAAGCCGATGTGAACATGAAGCCTTTGTCTGgctgtttttatacatttatatacgtgtgtgtgtgtgtgtgtgtgtgtgtgtgtgtgtgtgtctgtgtgtacgtATTTGCTATAGTAGAGTGCTAATAAACCACGGATCTGGGAATTGTGATAAACCACCTGATTCGAAAGTACAATATTTAGCTACAAGATTCAATgttattgtgaaaaaataaatgaattaataaaataattatatatatatatatatatatatatatatatatatatatatatatatatatatatatatatatgtactttcACTCTTAATGATcagcatttttaacatttaataaacttcaaatatttaattataaaaatattctaaaactattgtaataatacaaaataagatattttggtcaaatatatacctaaactataataaaatgtatattataaaatataatatactaaaattaataaattattaaatttatgaTGAATAAAAACAGTGGTATTAGTTACCTTTTAATTGCAtcaatcattttgttttattaaaattcattataataaattattttttattttattattaaaataaataaaacattgagaaaaaaataaaactggtgTACAGTCCAGTATTATAGTTACTTTTTTGTTGCATCAATCATTCTATCATAATTTTCttagaatatattataataaattattattaatgttattatacaaaaataataaagaaaattataataaattaaaacagtggtGTGTAAACCAgtattaagttaatttttttattgcatcaatcattttataattttataagaatttattataataaattacttaaaaGTTTACTATTATAATTgtgattaatacatttaattataaaaataataataaattaaaacagtcgTGTGTAACCCATTATTAAGTTCacttttttaatgcaataaattattttagaattttattaGAATATCACTTagagtttattattataattaataaattatattataaaaaatatataatatattaaaacagttgtGAGTGACCCATTATTAATGTCTCTTTTTTATTGCatcaattattttataatcatattagaatttaTTAGAATAAATTACGtacagtttattattataattatggttaataaaataaattataaaacaataataaattaaaacagttgtGTGGAGTTCAGCATCACAGTACAGTTACTTTATGATAATTTTATTAGAATGTAAAAATCAATTTGTCATCATGGTGACCGTTTAAAAACCACATTGACCTCCACGTGAGCGTCTGGTGGACGGTGGGCCGTAGGTGGAAGGTGTGATTACTGACGGCCAGGTTGTGCTCCAGTCTGAACGGCTCCAGAACCACACCGTCCCGAACCGGGAACGTCAGCCGGAGCTCCTCGTTAGGATTTACTAGGAAACAAGACGGTTTTGAATCTCAAGTAAGAATGTTTCGATTTTTGGTAATGTGAAATGATAGAGAGGCTCGTACCTGGAGCAGACGGCAATGCATTAATGTTGGGTTTGATATCAGGAGGAAACGGGGGCTTCATGTCCTGGTTTGGCGACAGATACTGTGGAATATTACTTCCTGGGGTCACGGGGGGCGTGGGGTCACCCGCTAATGGAGAGTGAGGGTAACTGCCCATCGGCCGTGGAGGCTACAAACACAAGAAATCCCCAAAATTAAACACCTGACACTGTGAATAAATCAACTGCTGACTGAACATCTAACTAACGTACCCCAGTGTAATGAAAGTTTCCCGTGCTGAAGTTACTGCTGGGTTCCTGTGACAGAGACACTCAAACAGTATTATGGGATTGGATTGTTTTGGCTAaattatactgcaatatattttattaaaaatgttttatgaaaatataaaatagaatagaataaatggtaattattattattattaatataaatagatgatcatttaaaacagttgtgtgtagtccattttttttattgtagcacTCATatactcatttatttttattataataaattattttttattatataaatacacacaaccaCACAATTTTGTGTGATAAAGTCtaacataaaatacattataataaataaacaagactattaataaacagtggtaataaaataaatacaaattaaaataattgttaagtTTTTGTAGTCCATTATTGTGGTTACTTTTTATTGCATCGATCGTCTTatcttcatttttattataatttgttaaaataaatcattcttttattttattaatatatataaacatgtttatatcttaatataatacaatgtaacaattatattattataaacaaatattttaagaaatgtaagaCAATAAAAATCGATTTTTCATAGTGGTGATGATTTAAAAATCGTATATTCAAGAATCGCCTCTAATAAAGCCTCATTTGAAATCAAGTATTGTGTTATTAAAGGAAGGTGTCAGTGTCAGTGCAGGACCTTGTAGCCGGTCTGGCTCTGTGCTGGCGTCCTCTGAGCGCTGTAATGCGGAGACGAGACGCCTCTGGTGGGGACAGGGTTCAGATACTGACCCTGCTGAGAGGAAAACTGCCCGTTTGGTCCATACTGCGGCCCGTAGCTCCCCTGCAGAACAATAAACACCCACACTGAAATCTCAAACTGAACTAAGAACATATAAACACAGACTGGTTTACAGGGGTCAGGTGCAGGACAAAAACAGACACAGCCACACATCATATGCTTAAAAATActcaaactgtatttttattaagaattgaTGCAACAGGCATAAAAGATCATCATCAGTGTTATGCATCTTCAACtaacaaaaaataatgatttttatgattttatataacCTTaggaaatgtaaataatttaatgtaataggCACAGAGGCCTAATTTTGTGTTAGATCTGTGATAAAAGATGTGTGGCAcctttttttccccattcaacgggccatatatatatatatatatatatataatgtgtataacaTAATAGAATAgtctgcaatttaaaataatagaaacAGAATGCAAAGAATatgaatacaattatatatatttttttaaattaccgtACTTTCCAgattataagtcacactttttttcatagttcggctggtcctgcgacttatagtcaggtgcgacttatttatcaaaattaatttgacatgaaccaagagaaaacattaccgtctccagccgcgagagggcgctctatgctgctcagtgctcctgtagtctacactgaaaacatagagcgccctctcgtggctggagacggtaatgttttctcttggttctaaataaatgcgacttatagtccagtgcgacttatatatgtttttttcctcatcatgacgtatttttggactgatgcgacttatactcaggtactcagaaaaatacggtaatataaaaaaaaattaataattacaatttaaaaatttatattttttatttatatttaataatatttaagtttATATGACAAAAATCAGTGTACTAAAATCCTATGCGTATTTGAACTATTTCAAAGAGtataaaaaagtcaaattaacTGTATATTTGACCAGTGTTGGGTAAATTACTAATTACATTCCAAATCCCATGATTAATCTCAACTGCTTAAAGAACCAGCAATAAAACGGAATACCAATAAAAATGATCTGTTTTGTCCATGTTAagtttcagaaaatgtaaattaagccaatcttttttttttatgcatgtagCAGACGCTTTTTTTCCAAAGTAACTTACACTATAtgcaggctaacattttttaccctacatttatttcattcaaaTGTAACTAAATTAAGGATTGCAATGTAAAGGATTGCATGTGCAATGTGACTTAATAATGCATCATGTCCGGAGCCCTCACCTCTCCAGGATACGGTCTCTTCACCCCCTGCTCTGTCCTCTGACCCCCGTATGACCCCGTCTGACCCCGAGGCTGCCCCATGTTAATGGCCCCAGGGTGAGCAGGGGGCCCCCGGGGACCGGGCTGATTCACAAAAGAAGTGCTGTAAGCATGGTTTGGTCCCATTTGAAAGGAGGAACACATctagaacacaaacaaacaaaatgcttCGTTCAAACTCATTGTTTCAGTTAAAGATAATTATCCCACCAGTCTGACGATCCCAGACGCTCTCACCGCGCCGCATTGGTTCATGTCCTTGTGATGCGTCTCCTGTAGTGCGGCGACCGTTGCCGTGGCCGTAGCGGTCGccgtagcagcagcagcagcaacagcagcggCGGCGGCGGCAGCAGCTGGTTGGCTGAAGTCAGAAGGGGGGCGTGTCTGTGCTGGGAGGCCCATCCCACCTGTGTGGTTAGGACGGCCCCCGTAACTGCACAACAGAGAAAGAGTTGGGATTCATGAAATgttctacaaaaataaaattctttgTAACcgcttattttaaatttaagaatAAAGACTATTCAGACTATTTTTTTATtgccaaaacataaaaacataaattgtTATAAAGACAAAACTTAAGACTGTGTTTATTGTGATTATTACACGATCTGCAAGGAAAGCaaatcagtgtctcatcaatggatgctctgcagtgaatgggtgccgtcagaatgagagtccaaacagctgataaaaacatcacaataatccacagcactccagtccatcagtgaacatctggagaagacaaaagatgaaacaaatccagcattaagacgcttttaactcaaatacatagagtctataatccataataacacttcctccagtgaaaaagtgcatctgctgttgtctctcacatatttgtttagagctgtttaaacgctgcttgatctgtgcagatttctctcctgattcagaccagaacactttttcactggaggaagtgttattatggattatagactctatgtgtttgagttaaaaacatcttaatgctggatgtgtttcatctttt from Carassius carassius chromosome 40, fCarCar2.1, whole genome shotgun sequence harbors:
- the LOC132122514 gene encoding zinc finger MIZ domain-containing protein 1-like, producing the protein MNSFPSMDRHIQQTNDRLHCIKQHLQNPANFQTAATELLDWCGDPRAFQRPFEQSLMGCLTVLSRVAGQQGFDMDLGYRLLAVCAAHRDKFTPKSAALLSSWCEDLGRLLLLRHQKSKNPMQDNIDNMKPALSHGDASCQYDSVSWQQNTNQPSGSVSVVTTVWGVTNTSQSQVLGNPMVNPNIHMNPVTGGNGGLNPGQFNGQQQFSSKANPNQAFMQPGMYERSSYPGGGFGNSYGGRPNHTGGMGLPAQTRPPSDFSQPAAAAAAAAVAAAAATATATATATVAALQETHHKDMNQCGAMCSSFQMGPNHAYSTSFVNQPGPRGPPAHPGAINMGQPRGQTGSYGGQRTEQGVKRPYPGEGSYGPQYGPNGQFSSQQGQYLNPVPTRGVSSPHYSAQRTPAQSQTGYKEPSSNFSTGNFHYTGPPRPMGSYPHSPLAGDPTPPVTPGSNIPQYLSPNQDMKPPFPPDIKPNINALPSAPVNPNEELRLTFPVRDGVVLEPFRLEHNLAVSNHTFHLRPTVHQTLTWRSDLELQFKCYHHEDRQTYTNWPASVQVSVNATPLTIERGDNKTSHKPLHLKHVCQPGRNTIQITATACCCSHLFVLQLVHRPSVRSVLQGLLKKRLLTAEHCVAKVKRSFSSVAVSVGDDGVEQTAIRISLKCPITFRRIQLPARGHDCKHVQCFDLESYLELNCERGTWRCPVCNKPALLEGLEVDQYTWGVLNALQNTEFEEVMIDPSCNWRPVQIKSEPHIKEDPDGLMSKRFKTMSPSQMVLPNVMDMITQLGPGVSPYPSNSSTIQYISPGNRFQGHSKFGDYPHGNAASSSTVSEFVQRPHLSYPPADLLTSESQIRTLQDATPHPFNTDQSHNPLQHSMQPHACRPPPTQHSSAPGGHMHPEMTFNPSCGGQSRPDMREASLQLLPDLTNTDDLLSYLDPAELPSSSNDDLLSLFENN